In Pithys albifrons albifrons isolate INPA30051 unplaced genomic scaffold, PitAlb_v1 scaffold_44, whole genome shotgun sequence, one genomic interval encodes:
- the LOC139685193 gene encoding olfactory receptor 14C36-like has translation DLGSICTTVPKAMHNSLWDTTTISYTGCAAQVFFFVFFVGTEFSLLTIMCYDRYVAICKPLHYGTLLGSRACAHMAAAAWASGFLYSLLHTANTFSLPLCQGNALSQFFCEVPQILKLSCSHSYLRKFWIFVASFFLFMGCFIFIVFSYVHIFRAVLRIPSEQGQHKAFSTCLPHLAVVSLFLSTASFACLKPSSMSSPSLDLVVAVLYSVVPPANTSNKVPVTPKYLD, from the exons gacctgggctccatctgcaccactgtccccaaagccatgcacaactccctctgggacaccacaaccatctcctacacgggatgtgctgcacaggtctttttctttgttttcttcgttggaacagagttttccctcctcaccatcatgtgctacgaccgctacgttgccatctgcaaacccctgcactatgggaccctcctgggcagcagagcttgtgcccacatggcagcagctgcctgggccagtggctttctctactctctgctgcacacagccaatacattttccctgccgctgtgccagggcaatgcgctgagccagttcttctgtgaagtgccccagatcctcaagctctcctgctcacactcctacctgaggaaattttggatttttgtggctagtttttttttatttatgggatgtttcattttcatagttttctcctatgtgcatatcttcagggctgtgctgaggatcccctctgagcagggacagcacaaagccttttccacgtgcctccctcacctggccgtggtctccctgtttctcagcactgcctcATTTGCTTGCCTGAAGCCTTcctccatgtcctccccatccctggatctggtggtggcagttctgtactcggtggtgcctccagca aacacGTCCAATAAAGTTCCTGTAACgccaaaatatttggattag
- the LOC139685216 gene encoding olfactory receptor 14C36-like — MPNSSSISQFLLLPLADTRQLQLLHLWLFLGISLAALLGNGLIISAIACDHHLHTPMHFFLLNLSLTDLGSICTIVPKAIHNSLWDTTTISYMGCAAQVFFYFFFISAEFSLLTIMCYDRYVAICKPLHYGTLLGSRACAYMAAAAWASGFLNALLHTVNTFSLPLCQGNAVGQFFCEIPHILKLSCSQSYLSEVGLIVFGVCLGFGCFIFMVFSYVQIFRAVLRIPSEQGRHKAFSTCLPHLAGVSLFVSTGTSSYLKPPSISSPSLDLALTVLYSVVPPVLNPLIYSLRNQDLKDALRKGLS; from the exons atgcccaacagcagctccatcagccagttcctcctcctgccattggcagacacgcggcagctgcagctcctgcacttgtggctcttcctgggcatctccctggctgccctcctgggcaacggcctcatcatcagcgccatagcctgcgaccaccacctgcacacccccatgcacttcttcctgctcaacctgtccctcacagacctgggctccatctgcaccattgtccccaaagccatacacaactccctctgggacaccacaaccatctcctacatgggatgtgctgcacaggtctttttttatttcttctttatttcagcagagttttccctcctcaccatcatgtgctacgaccgctacgttgccatctgcaaacccctgcactacgggaccctcctgggcagcagagcttgtgcctacatggcagcagctgcctgggccagtggctttctcaatgctctgctgcacacagtgaatacattttccctgcccctgtgtcaGGGCAATGCCgtgggccagttcttctgtgaaatcccccacATCCTCAAGCTGTCCTGCTCACAATCCTACCTCAGTGAAGTTGGGCTTATTGTGTTTGGTGTCTGTTTAGgatttggttgtttcattttcatggttttctcctatgtgcagatcttcagggctgtgctgaggatcccctctgagcagggacggcacaaagccttttccacgtgcctccctcacctggccggggtctccctgtttgtcagcactggcacatcttcctacctgaagcctccctccatctcatccccatccctggatctggccctgacagttctgtactcagtggtgCCTCCAgtactgaaccccctcatctacagcctgaggaaccaggatctcaaggatgccctgaggaaa ggcctctca